Sequence from the Megalops cyprinoides isolate fMegCyp1 chromosome 9, fMegCyp1.pri, whole genome shotgun sequence genome:
AATTTCTTAAACATTTGTAACTACACAAATAAGCTGTTTCTCTTAAGCTGCATCCATTTCTATTTAAACAGCAGGATCATTGCATTTGAAGCCTTTATTCTGCAGATAAACTGTCTGAAACAGCCACCCCCTTTTTCAATTAAGCGACGCTGgtgttttccatattttttagCACAGTGCTGCATGGCATTGTATGTTATCATCATAATGAAGGGGTACTGGCACATGGCCACCCTCTATGGGCTGTGGCTGTACCTGGACTGGGACACACCACAAACAGGGGGTAGAAGGCTGGCCTGGGTCAGGAAATGGACCATCTGGAAGCATTTCAGAGATTATTTTCCCATTCATGTAAGTTGAGCCGCTCACAAAGGTTATTACCAAAGACAGTTTTATAACTATGCTTCATCCCCTCATTCCATAGCTCAGTAAGAAATATTAATGACAGAGATCTTAGCTTTTATCAATGTGATCCTTGTCTTTCATTTTAGTGTACTATCATAATGCACATTGGCAGGGGTCTGGCCTTATCCATTTAAGGAGATGCACATTTAAGTAGACTGGAGTTAAGCAACAGCGCTTTCATCCTACTCCATGGGAGTTTAAGTGCCACCAGGCCCTCATGTATGTGCGCTTTAGTGATAATCCAgacaaatgtcacattttcttttaactgGAAGCTCATCAAGACCTGTGACCTGGACCCAAAGAGACACTACCTCTTCGGGTTCCACCCCCATGGCATCCTGGTGGCTGGGGCTTTTGGGAACTTCTGCACAGAGTACACAGGCTTCAGGGAGCTCTTTCCTGGAATGACTCCGTACCTCCATGTTCTGCCATTCTGGTTTCGGTTTCCTCTCTTCCGAGAATACCTCATGTCTGCAGGTGAGGTTGAGGAACAGACGGCCCTAATCAAAAAACACTAGTTTAATAaacagtatatttttttttcaggagtaAGACAAAATTGAAATGTCTGATAATTTATTTCCTACTGTTTGATATTTCTGGCTATAACTTACTGTGATATCACCTTTGTTAAAGTATTGGTATACCATCTTCCATTTTCCACTGTTAAGAAGGAGTGGTAAAAAAAGCCACATGAAAGTAATCAAGTTCCCAAAACATTTAACCggtaatacatttaattttcattttacacgCTGCAGCAGATGTTTAAAGGTATGTTTTGCACAGGTGAAGGTGATGGGcacatacataatacataattcCCTCTGCAATATCCATTCTAAGTGGCTGTGTGTCCTGTCCACAGGCATTGTCTCCTGTTCTAAGAGGAGCGTGACTCACGTGCTGAGCCAGGAAGGAGGGGGCAATGTCTCCATCATTGTCATTGGGGGGGCAGCAGAGTCTCTCGAGGCCAGACCCGGAAGCCTCATCCTAGAGGCTCT
This genomic interval carries:
- the LOC118783156 gene encoding 2-acylglycerol O-acyltransferase 1-like, producing the protein MFKIEFAPLNIPISRRLQTAAVLQWVFSFLFLAQCCMALYVIIIMKGYWHMATLYGLWLYLDWDTPQTGGRRLAWVRKWTIWKHFRDYFPIHLIKTCDLDPKRHYLFGFHPHGILVAGAFGNFCTEYTGFRELFPGMTPYLHVLPFWFRFPLFREYLMSAGIVSCSKRSVTHVLSQEGGGNVSIIVIGGAAESLEARPGSLILEALNRKGFVRIALKCGAYLVPVFSFGENELFNQLRNPKGSLVRTIQEGLRKMLGFSLPLFHARGVFQYSFGLMPYRKPIYTVVGQPMVVERNVNPTPEQVDRMHGQYLEALVQLFEQHKAKYGIPEHHHLIFT